A stretch of Hydractinia symbiolongicarpus strain clone_291-10 chromosome 9, HSymV2.1, whole genome shotgun sequence DNA encodes these proteins:
- the LOC130657127 gene encoding histone H1-delta-like yields MSEAASPKKIAPKKKPAAKKTADHPKYVDMIKAAIATLKERGGSSRQAITKYIHANYKVAENSDHHLKMALKRGVTSGDLIQTKGTGASGSFKLGQVKKEKPKKKAAAKKPTAKKPTAKKSTPKKKPAKKSTPKKAAKKPATKKASAKKPAAKKPTKKPVAKKPAAKKVKKTPKKAAKKTAKK; encoded by the coding sequence atgagtgaagcagcttctccaaagaaaatcgcacccaagaagaaacctgctgcaaagaagacagctgatcaccctaaatatgtggacatgatcaaggctgctatcgctaccctaaaggaacgcggtggttcatctcgccaagctattacaaaatatattcatgcaaattacaaagttgctgaaaactcagatcatcatctgaaaatggctcttaaacgaggagtaacatcaggcgatttgattcaaactaaaggcactggtgcttctggatcattcaagctaggtcaggtaaaaaaagaaaaacctaagaaaaaggccgcagcaaaaaagccaacggcaaagaagcctactgcaaagaaaagtacaccaaaaaagaagccagcaaagaagagcacgccaaagaaagcagcaaagaagcctgccacaaagaaagcctcagctaagaaaccagcagctaagaaacccacaaagaagcctgttgctaaaaaacctgcagcaaagaaggtcaaaaagactcccaaaaaggcagcaaagaagaccgcaaaaaaataa
- the LOC130657128 gene encoding histone H1-delta-like, with translation MSEAASPKKIAPKKKPAAKKTADHPKYVDMIKAAIATLKERGGSSRQAITKYIHANYKVAENSDHHLKMALKRGVTSGDLIQTKGTGASGSFKLGQVKKEKPKKKAAAKKPTAKKPTAKKSTPKKKPAKKSTPKKAAKKPATKKASAKKPAAKKPTKKPVAKKPAAKKVKKTPKKAAKKTAKK, from the coding sequence atgagtgaagcagcttctccaaagaaaatcgcacccaagaagaaacctgctgcaaagaagacagctgatcaccctaaatatgtggacatgatcaaggctgctatcgctaccctaaaggaacgcggtggttcatctcgccaagctattacaaaatatattcatgcaaattacaaagttgctgaaaactcagatcatcatctgaaaatggctcttaaacgaggagtaacatcaggcgatttgattcaaactaaaggcactggtgcttctggatcattcaagctaggtcaggtaaaaaaagaaaaacctaagaaaaaggccgcagcaaaaaagccaacggcaaagaagcctactgcaaagaaaagtacaccaaaaaagaagccagcaaagaagagcacgccaaagaaagcagcaaagaagcctgccacaaagaaagcctcggctaagaaaccagcagctaagaaacccacaaagaagcctgttgctaaaaaacctgcagcaaagaaggtcaaaaagactcccaaaaaggcagcaaagaagaccgcaaaaaaataa